In Solea senegalensis isolate Sse05_10M linkage group LG6, IFAPA_SoseM_1, whole genome shotgun sequence, one genomic interval encodes:
- the dcaf15 gene encoding DDB1- and CUL4-associated factor 15 isoform X1 has product MAPSSKSEKDDGKQKAQRKRKDHVVKLLMQGKLSGQLSQRRFRKLPPRVCVPLKNIVSEEFLRAGHIFLGFTKCGRYILSYTSDCGEDDDFSFYTYHLYWWEFNLHSRLKQVHHVRLFAGEEIYSDLYLTVCEWPNDHSKIVIFGFNTRSSSSVLMNLMMSDENNRDIYITIASMPPPKPCSHCCPVPSATTIRTGSGECLEHGYVLNSRYQVVYPFPTFQPAFQLKKDQVILLNTSYSLVACGISLCPGKQGQSSQILYTKRATLSSQASTSLPSTSLASSSSLPQGSPGSRTPPSRPAPISSSPSQSQAAVRAREFAADLFRRAQGGVAGGKETEGQQQRKAADGGEKEAVKIPGDKEVHGERRKDQEKVLRERREEERRTSLPQASTSSGHHNFHQCPEQVMSPASSSSSPSPPPTPSSSQDAGPCEPGYVNYSHLHYCLHQPGTAEQNTGGYEDDKVQLPFTVTDLKGRNLQLVTGPHDGQSVCVEQLTLDFEYLINEVIRSDAAWAPQFCSFSDYDVVILEVCPETNTVMINIGLLLLAFSNLDEERCRPNTYHSNLQVSWDLNTGVCCTVGVGDLTEVKGQTSFVELNVLTFVSVSGSVWSSYRKSCVNTVMKWLVPESSSRYINRMTNEALHKGVFYIYCTSRHTLNSRDYAEELFVNEVF; this is encoded by the exons ATGGCGCCCAGCTCGAAATCCGAAAAGGACGACGGCAAACAGAAAGCTCAAAGAAAACGCAAAGACCATGTCGTGAAGCTACTCATGCAGGGGAAG CTGTCAGGACAGTTGTCTCAGAGACGCTTCAGGAAGCTCCCACCTCGAGTGTGTGTCCCTTTGAAAAATATTGTCAGCGAGGAGTTCCTGAGAGCAGG GCATATCTTTCTTGGCTTCACGAAATGTGGCCGCTACATCCTGTCCTACACCAGTGACTGTGGAGAAGATGATGATTTCTCTTTCTATACCTACCATCTCTACTGGTGGGAGTTCAATCTGCACAGTAGGCTCAAACAG GTCCATCATGTGCGTCTATTTGCAGGCGAGGAGATCTATAGTGACCTCTACcttactgtgtgtgagtggccaAATGACCACTCCAAAATAGTCATCTTTGGTTTTAA TACACGCAGTTCCAGCTCTGTTCTCATGAActtgatgatgagtgatgagaACAACAGAGATATATACATCACCATTGCCTCAATGCCTCCTCCCAAACCCTGCTCTCACTGCTGCCCAGTTCCTTCAGCCACTACCATCCggacag GGAGTGGTGAGTGTCTGGAGCATGGCTATGTGCTcaacagcaggtaccaggtggTGTATCCGTTCCCTACTTTCCAGCCGGCTTTCCAGCTGAAGAAAGACCAGGTGATCCTGTTAAACACAAGCTACTCCTTGGTGGCCTGCGGCATCTCACTCTgcccag GTAAACAGGGTCAATCGTCACAGATCCTCTATACAAAAAGAGCAACTTTATCAAGTCAAGCCTCCACATCTCTTCCATCCACCTCCTTGGCCTCTTCTTCATCACTACCTCAGGGATCTCCCGGAAGCCGAACCCCACCAAGCAGACCTGCTCCCATCTCCTCATCTCCCAGCCAGTCACAGGCAGCTGTGAGAGCCCGGGAGTTTGCAGCGGACCTCTTCAGACGGGCCCAGGGAGGAGTAGCAGGGGGAAAAGAAACTGAGGGCCAGCAACAGAGGAAAGCAGCTGATGGTGGTGAAAAAGAGGCAGTGAAGATACCAGGAGACAAAGAAGTACacggagagaggaggaaagatcaAGAGAAGGTcttgagagagaggagggaggaggagagaaggactAGTTTACCACAGGCATCAACATCCTCTGGGCATCACAATTTCCACCAATGCCCAGAACAAGTGATGTCTCCtgcatcctcttcctcttctccgtCACCCCCTCCAACTCCATCGTCATCCCAGGATGCCGGCCCCTGTGAGCCTGGATACGTGAACTACTCACACTTGCACTACTGCCTCCACCAGCCAGGAACGGCAGAGCAGAATACAGGAG gtTATGAAGACGATAAGGTCCAACTACCATTCACAGTTACTGATCTGAAAGGGCGAAACCTGCAGCTGGTCACTGGGCCACACGATGGACAG agtgtgtgtgttgagcaacTGACCCTGGACTTTGAGTACCTTATCAATGAGGTGATCAGGAGCGACGCTGCTTGGGCCCCTCAGTTCTGCTCCTTCAGTGACTATGATGTTGTCATATTAGAA gtTTGTCCAGAGACCAACACCGTGATGATCAACATTGGTCTGCTGTTACTGGCGTTCTCCAACTTGGACGAGGAGCGCTGCAG GCCAAACACCTACCATTCCAACCTACAAGTTAGCTGGGATTTAAACACTGGTGTGTGTTGCACCGTGGGTGTTGGTGACCTCACGGAGGTTAAGGGTCAGACAAG TTTTGTTGAGTTAAACGTGTTGACGTTTGTGTCCGTCAGTGGGAGTGTGTGGAGTTCTTACAGAAAGTCCTGCGTAAACACAGTGATGAAGTGGCTGGTCCCTGAGAGCAGCTCCCGCTACATCAATCGCATGACCAACGAAGCTCTCCACAAaggtgtgttttatatatactgtacttccAGACATACACTGAACTCCAGAGACTATGCAGAGGAGCTGTTTGTGAATGAAGtcttttaa
- the dcaf15 gene encoding DDB1- and CUL4-associated factor 15 isoform X3: protein MAPSSKSEKDDGKQKAQRKRKDHVVKLLMQGKLSGQLSQRRFRKLPPRVCVPLKNIVSEEFLRAGHIFLGFTKCGRYILSYTSDCGEDDDFSFYTYHLYWWEFNLHSRLKQVHHVRLFAGEEIYSDLYLTVCEWPNDHSKIVIFGFNTRSSSSVLMNLMMSDENNRDIYITIASMPPPKPCSHCCPVPSATTIRTGSGECLEHGYVLNSRYQVVYPFPTFQPAFQLKKDQVILLNTSYSLVACGISLCPGKQGQSSQILYTKRATLSSQASTSLPSTSLASSSSLPQGSPGSRTPPSRPAPISSSPSQSQAAVRAREFAADLFRRAQGGVAGGKETEGQQQRKAADGGEKEAVKIPGDKEVHGERRKDQEKVLRERREEERRTSLPQASTSSGHHNFHQCPEQVMSPASSSSSPSPPPTPSSSQDAGPCEPGYVNYSHLHYCLHQPGTAEQNTGGYEDDKVQLPFTVTDLKGRNLQLVTGPHDGQSVCVEQLTLDFEYLINEVIRSDAAWAPQFCSFSDYDVVILEVCPETNTVMINIGLLLLAFSNLDEERCRPNTYHSNLQVSWDLNTGVCCTVGVGDLTEVKGQTSGSVWSSYRKSCVNTVMKWLVPESSSRYINRMTNEALHKGVFYIYCTSRHTLNSRDYAEELFVNEVF from the exons ATGGCGCCCAGCTCGAAATCCGAAAAGGACGACGGCAAACAGAAAGCTCAAAGAAAACGCAAAGACCATGTCGTGAAGCTACTCATGCAGGGGAAG CTGTCAGGACAGTTGTCTCAGAGACGCTTCAGGAAGCTCCCACCTCGAGTGTGTGTCCCTTTGAAAAATATTGTCAGCGAGGAGTTCCTGAGAGCAGG GCATATCTTTCTTGGCTTCACGAAATGTGGCCGCTACATCCTGTCCTACACCAGTGACTGTGGAGAAGATGATGATTTCTCTTTCTATACCTACCATCTCTACTGGTGGGAGTTCAATCTGCACAGTAGGCTCAAACAG GTCCATCATGTGCGTCTATTTGCAGGCGAGGAGATCTATAGTGACCTCTACcttactgtgtgtgagtggccaAATGACCACTCCAAAATAGTCATCTTTGGTTTTAA TACACGCAGTTCCAGCTCTGTTCTCATGAActtgatgatgagtgatgagaACAACAGAGATATATACATCACCATTGCCTCAATGCCTCCTCCCAAACCCTGCTCTCACTGCTGCCCAGTTCCTTCAGCCACTACCATCCggacag GGAGTGGTGAGTGTCTGGAGCATGGCTATGTGCTcaacagcaggtaccaggtggTGTATCCGTTCCCTACTTTCCAGCCGGCTTTCCAGCTGAAGAAAGACCAGGTGATCCTGTTAAACACAAGCTACTCCTTGGTGGCCTGCGGCATCTCACTCTgcccag GTAAACAGGGTCAATCGTCACAGATCCTCTATACAAAAAGAGCAACTTTATCAAGTCAAGCCTCCACATCTCTTCCATCCACCTCCTTGGCCTCTTCTTCATCACTACCTCAGGGATCTCCCGGAAGCCGAACCCCACCAAGCAGACCTGCTCCCATCTCCTCATCTCCCAGCCAGTCACAGGCAGCTGTGAGAGCCCGGGAGTTTGCAGCGGACCTCTTCAGACGGGCCCAGGGAGGAGTAGCAGGGGGAAAAGAAACTGAGGGCCAGCAACAGAGGAAAGCAGCTGATGGTGGTGAAAAAGAGGCAGTGAAGATACCAGGAGACAAAGAAGTACacggagagaggaggaaagatcaAGAGAAGGTcttgagagagaggagggaggaggagagaaggactAGTTTACCACAGGCATCAACATCCTCTGGGCATCACAATTTCCACCAATGCCCAGAACAAGTGATGTCTCCtgcatcctcttcctcttctccgtCACCCCCTCCAACTCCATCGTCATCCCAGGATGCCGGCCCCTGTGAGCCTGGATACGTGAACTACTCACACTTGCACTACTGCCTCCACCAGCCAGGAACGGCAGAGCAGAATACAGGAG gtTATGAAGACGATAAGGTCCAACTACCATTCACAGTTACTGATCTGAAAGGGCGAAACCTGCAGCTGGTCACTGGGCCACACGATGGACAG agtgtgtgtgttgagcaacTGACCCTGGACTTTGAGTACCTTATCAATGAGGTGATCAGGAGCGACGCTGCTTGGGCCCCTCAGTTCTGCTCCTTCAGTGACTATGATGTTGTCATATTAGAA gtTTGTCCAGAGACCAACACCGTGATGATCAACATTGGTCTGCTGTTACTGGCGTTCTCCAACTTGGACGAGGAGCGCTGCAG GCCAAACACCTACCATTCCAACCTACAAGTTAGCTGGGATTTAAACACTGGTGTGTGTTGCACCGTGGGTGTTGGTGACCTCACGGAGGTTAAGGGTCAGACAAG TGGGAGTGTGTGGAGTTCTTACAGAAAGTCCTGCGTAAACACAGTGATGAAGTGGCTGGTCCCTGAGAGCAGCTCCCGCTACATCAATCGCATGACCAACGAAGCTCTCCACAAaggtgtgttttatatatactgtacttccAGACATACACTGAACTCCAGAGACTATGCAGAGGAGCTGTTTGTGAATGAAGtcttttaa
- the dcaf15 gene encoding DDB1- and CUL4-associated factor 15 isoform X4 produces MAPSSKSEKDDGKQKAQRKRKDHVVKLLMQGKLSGQLSQRRFRKLPPRVCVPLKNIVSEEFLRAGHIFLGFTKCGRYILSYTSDCGEDDDFSFYTYHLYWWEFNLHSRLKQVHHVRLFAGEEIYSDLYLTVCEWPNDHSKIVIFGFNTRSSSSVLMNLMMSDENNRDIYITIASMPPPKPCSHCCPVPSATTIRTGSGECLEHGYVLNSRYQVVYPFPTFQPAFQLKKDQVILLNTSYSLVACGISLCPGKQGQSSQILYTKRATLSSQASTSLPSTSLASSSSLPQGSPGSRTPPSRPAPISSSPSQSQAAVRAREFAADLFRRAQGGVAGGKETEGQQQRKAADGGEKEAVKIPGDKEVHGERRKDQEKVLRERREEERRTSLPQASTSSGHHNFHQCPEQVMSPASSSSSPSPPPTPSSSQDAGPCEPGYVNYSHLHYCLHQPGTAEQNTGGYEDDKVQLPFTVTDLKGRNLQLVTGPHDGQSVCVEQLTLDFEYLINEVIRSDAAWAPQFCSFSDYDVVILEVCPETNTVMINIGLLLLAFSNLDEERCRPNTYHSNLQVSWDLNTGVCCTVGVGDLTEVKGQTSGSVWSSYRKSCVNTVMKWLVPESSSRYINRMTNEALHKGSSLQVLADSDRCTWIVL; encoded by the exons ATGGCGCCCAGCTCGAAATCCGAAAAGGACGACGGCAAACAGAAAGCTCAAAGAAAACGCAAAGACCATGTCGTGAAGCTACTCATGCAGGGGAAG CTGTCAGGACAGTTGTCTCAGAGACGCTTCAGGAAGCTCCCACCTCGAGTGTGTGTCCCTTTGAAAAATATTGTCAGCGAGGAGTTCCTGAGAGCAGG GCATATCTTTCTTGGCTTCACGAAATGTGGCCGCTACATCCTGTCCTACACCAGTGACTGTGGAGAAGATGATGATTTCTCTTTCTATACCTACCATCTCTACTGGTGGGAGTTCAATCTGCACAGTAGGCTCAAACAG GTCCATCATGTGCGTCTATTTGCAGGCGAGGAGATCTATAGTGACCTCTACcttactgtgtgtgagtggccaAATGACCACTCCAAAATAGTCATCTTTGGTTTTAA TACACGCAGTTCCAGCTCTGTTCTCATGAActtgatgatgagtgatgagaACAACAGAGATATATACATCACCATTGCCTCAATGCCTCCTCCCAAACCCTGCTCTCACTGCTGCCCAGTTCCTTCAGCCACTACCATCCggacag GGAGTGGTGAGTGTCTGGAGCATGGCTATGTGCTcaacagcaggtaccaggtggTGTATCCGTTCCCTACTTTCCAGCCGGCTTTCCAGCTGAAGAAAGACCAGGTGATCCTGTTAAACACAAGCTACTCCTTGGTGGCCTGCGGCATCTCACTCTgcccag GTAAACAGGGTCAATCGTCACAGATCCTCTATACAAAAAGAGCAACTTTATCAAGTCAAGCCTCCACATCTCTTCCATCCACCTCCTTGGCCTCTTCTTCATCACTACCTCAGGGATCTCCCGGAAGCCGAACCCCACCAAGCAGACCTGCTCCCATCTCCTCATCTCCCAGCCAGTCACAGGCAGCTGTGAGAGCCCGGGAGTTTGCAGCGGACCTCTTCAGACGGGCCCAGGGAGGAGTAGCAGGGGGAAAAGAAACTGAGGGCCAGCAACAGAGGAAAGCAGCTGATGGTGGTGAAAAAGAGGCAGTGAAGATACCAGGAGACAAAGAAGTACacggagagaggaggaaagatcaAGAGAAGGTcttgagagagaggagggaggaggagagaaggactAGTTTACCACAGGCATCAACATCCTCTGGGCATCACAATTTCCACCAATGCCCAGAACAAGTGATGTCTCCtgcatcctcttcctcttctccgtCACCCCCTCCAACTCCATCGTCATCCCAGGATGCCGGCCCCTGTGAGCCTGGATACGTGAACTACTCACACTTGCACTACTGCCTCCACCAGCCAGGAACGGCAGAGCAGAATACAGGAG gtTATGAAGACGATAAGGTCCAACTACCATTCACAGTTACTGATCTGAAAGGGCGAAACCTGCAGCTGGTCACTGGGCCACACGATGGACAG agtgtgtgtgttgagcaacTGACCCTGGACTTTGAGTACCTTATCAATGAGGTGATCAGGAGCGACGCTGCTTGGGCCCCTCAGTTCTGCTCCTTCAGTGACTATGATGTTGTCATATTAGAA gtTTGTCCAGAGACCAACACCGTGATGATCAACATTGGTCTGCTGTTACTGGCGTTCTCCAACTTGGACGAGGAGCGCTGCAG GCCAAACACCTACCATTCCAACCTACAAGTTAGCTGGGATTTAAACACTGGTGTGTGTTGCACCGTGGGTGTTGGTGACCTCACGGAGGTTAAGGGTCAGACAAG TGGGAGTGTGTGGAGTTCTTACAGAAAGTCCTGCGTAAACACAGTGATGAAGTGGCTGGTCCCTGAGAGCAGCTCCCGCTACATCAATCGCATGACCAACGAAGCTCTCCACAAag GCTCCTCTCTGCAAGTGTTGGCAGACAGTGACAGATGTACCTGGATTGTGTTATGA
- the dcaf15 gene encoding DDB1- and CUL4-associated factor 15 isoform X2: MAPSSKSEKDDGKQKAQRKRKDHVVKLLMQGKLSGQLSQRRFRKLPPRVCVPLKNIVSEEFLRAGHIFLGFTKCGRYILSYTSDCGEDDDFSFYTYHLYWWEFNLHSRLKQVHHVRLFAGEEIYSDLYLTVCEWPNDHSKIVIFGFNTRSSSSVLMNLMMSDENNRDIYITIASMPPPKPCSHCCPVPSATTIRTGSGECLEHGYVLNSRYQVVYPFPTFQPAFQLKKDQVILLNTSYSLVACGISLCPGKQGQSSQILYTKRATLSSQASTSLPSTSLASSSSLPQGSPGSRTPPSRPAPISSSPSQSQAAVRAREFAADLFRRAQGGVAGGKETEGQQQRKAADGGEKEAVKIPGDKEVHGERRKDQEKVLRERREEERRTSLPQASTSSGHHNFHQCPEQVMSPASSSSSPSPPPTPSSSQDAGPCEPGYVNYSHLHYCLHQPGTAEQNTGGYEDDKVQLPFTVTDLKGRNLQLVTGPHDGQSVCVEQLTLDFEYLINEVIRSDAAWAPQFCSFSDYDVVILEVCPETNTVMINIGLLLLAFSNLDEERCRPNTYHSNLQVSWDLNTGVCCTVGVGDLTEVKGQTSFVELNVLTFVSVSGSVWSSYRKSCVNTVMKWLVPESSSRYINRMTNEALHKGSSLQVLADSDRCTWIVL, from the exons ATGGCGCCCAGCTCGAAATCCGAAAAGGACGACGGCAAACAGAAAGCTCAAAGAAAACGCAAAGACCATGTCGTGAAGCTACTCATGCAGGGGAAG CTGTCAGGACAGTTGTCTCAGAGACGCTTCAGGAAGCTCCCACCTCGAGTGTGTGTCCCTTTGAAAAATATTGTCAGCGAGGAGTTCCTGAGAGCAGG GCATATCTTTCTTGGCTTCACGAAATGTGGCCGCTACATCCTGTCCTACACCAGTGACTGTGGAGAAGATGATGATTTCTCTTTCTATACCTACCATCTCTACTGGTGGGAGTTCAATCTGCACAGTAGGCTCAAACAG GTCCATCATGTGCGTCTATTTGCAGGCGAGGAGATCTATAGTGACCTCTACcttactgtgtgtgagtggccaAATGACCACTCCAAAATAGTCATCTTTGGTTTTAA TACACGCAGTTCCAGCTCTGTTCTCATGAActtgatgatgagtgatgagaACAACAGAGATATATACATCACCATTGCCTCAATGCCTCCTCCCAAACCCTGCTCTCACTGCTGCCCAGTTCCTTCAGCCACTACCATCCggacag GGAGTGGTGAGTGTCTGGAGCATGGCTATGTGCTcaacagcaggtaccaggtggTGTATCCGTTCCCTACTTTCCAGCCGGCTTTCCAGCTGAAGAAAGACCAGGTGATCCTGTTAAACACAAGCTACTCCTTGGTGGCCTGCGGCATCTCACTCTgcccag GTAAACAGGGTCAATCGTCACAGATCCTCTATACAAAAAGAGCAACTTTATCAAGTCAAGCCTCCACATCTCTTCCATCCACCTCCTTGGCCTCTTCTTCATCACTACCTCAGGGATCTCCCGGAAGCCGAACCCCACCAAGCAGACCTGCTCCCATCTCCTCATCTCCCAGCCAGTCACAGGCAGCTGTGAGAGCCCGGGAGTTTGCAGCGGACCTCTTCAGACGGGCCCAGGGAGGAGTAGCAGGGGGAAAAGAAACTGAGGGCCAGCAACAGAGGAAAGCAGCTGATGGTGGTGAAAAAGAGGCAGTGAAGATACCAGGAGACAAAGAAGTACacggagagaggaggaaagatcaAGAGAAGGTcttgagagagaggagggaggaggagagaaggactAGTTTACCACAGGCATCAACATCCTCTGGGCATCACAATTTCCACCAATGCCCAGAACAAGTGATGTCTCCtgcatcctcttcctcttctccgtCACCCCCTCCAACTCCATCGTCATCCCAGGATGCCGGCCCCTGTGAGCCTGGATACGTGAACTACTCACACTTGCACTACTGCCTCCACCAGCCAGGAACGGCAGAGCAGAATACAGGAG gtTATGAAGACGATAAGGTCCAACTACCATTCACAGTTACTGATCTGAAAGGGCGAAACCTGCAGCTGGTCACTGGGCCACACGATGGACAG agtgtgtgtgttgagcaacTGACCCTGGACTTTGAGTACCTTATCAATGAGGTGATCAGGAGCGACGCTGCTTGGGCCCCTCAGTTCTGCTCCTTCAGTGACTATGATGTTGTCATATTAGAA gtTTGTCCAGAGACCAACACCGTGATGATCAACATTGGTCTGCTGTTACTGGCGTTCTCCAACTTGGACGAGGAGCGCTGCAG GCCAAACACCTACCATTCCAACCTACAAGTTAGCTGGGATTTAAACACTGGTGTGTGTTGCACCGTGGGTGTTGGTGACCTCACGGAGGTTAAGGGTCAGACAAG TTTTGTTGAGTTAAACGTGTTGACGTTTGTGTCCGTCAGTGGGAGTGTGTGGAGTTCTTACAGAAAGTCCTGCGTAAACACAGTGATGAAGTGGCTGGTCCCTGAGAGCAGCTCCCGCTACATCAATCGCATGACCAACGAAGCTCTCCACAAag GCTCCTCTCTGCAAGTGTTGGCAGACAGTGACAGATGTACCTGGATTGTGTTATGA